The Colletes latitarsis isolate SP2378_abdomen chromosome 14, iyColLati1, whole genome shotgun sequence genome has a segment encoding these proteins:
- the LOC143350268 gene encoding protein C1orf43 homolog — translation MTEELSGVTIVVFIAAGVLTMLLLFIFAKRQIMRFTLRSRRGPHIPIGHDARKSLKKEIERRIEVIPRIQYEPQLISDPRFIVTPKTQVPPHHYRLKVVDDVKSLEAEISKYDNFLKRHPSENLRAYLLSTLAPPLNGNGQRLIHQFCDLYEHARHDPTEFGDEEYQVYTRLFLKLMDSARLLKSYPSSRKSSPSRTPVKKNVETKRNILEPRMKLPEDQTLTGSRPNTLTVMTLDNSETSV, via the exons ATGACTGAAGAGCTTTCTGGCGTGACGATAGTTGTATTTATTGCAGCTGGAGTATTAACGATGTTATTGctttttatttttgcaaaacGACAAATTATGAGATTTACTTTACGATCGCGTCGTGGCCCTCATATTCCTATTGGACACGATGCAAGAAAG tcGCTCAAGAAAGAGATTGAAAGGCGAATAGAAGTAATACCAAGAATTCAGTATGAACCACAACTTATTAGCGATCCACGATTTATCGTGACGCCTAAAACACAGGTTCCACCTCATCATTACAGACTAAAAGTAGTAGATGATGTTAAATCTTTGG AAGCTGAAATCAGTAAATACGATAATTTTCTAAAAAGGCACCCATCTGAAAATTTGAGGGCATATTTGCTTTCTACATTAGCTCCTCCATTGAATGGAAATGGACAACGGTTGATTCATCAATTTTGTGATTTGTATGAACATGCAAGACACGATCCAACAGAATTTGGGGATGAGGAGTATCAAGTATATACAAGATTGTTTCTTAAATTAATGGATTC agcaCGTTTATTAAAATCGTATCCGAGCAGTAGAAAATCTAGTCCAAGTCGTACGCCCGTAAAGAAAAATGTTGAAACGAAACGGAATATATTAGAACCTCGGATGAAATTGCCAGAAGACCAAACGTTAACTGGATCTCGCCCCAACACATTAACAGTTATGACTTTGGACAATAGCGAGACATCCGTTTAG
- the LOC143350267 gene encoding focadhesin: MDEIVYKLESKDPVLISHAISKLIDSIKKTRNDQTTNRITNIAEFKLLSIKLDSTDNVLSLSVCQALITLVENGLWDIGEALATFASSLFSMRNYAVASIAIGRLLMLDLKHAKGEKTMYPFNLYAPQHPFIIILNQDKCNWKTVLNQITFVVNHRDPQIRENGIEMLRPVFLYVLCNPSLNSLDCCLQPVWQLLIESKHGVRLRTEVLLWSCTTENCVVVNTNNRILELTEKALLEKDVEYCTALMPMIASLTLRLLKYGSDPEPNFDMLSNIIDRCNIHIGNLMLALMAEIITVCPAIYLYKALQICMTITNKMSYNYIFFNTLIASILKWMAYPSVLCSDALDIATNLTKRTFIDAQSTSDDTVFTSQIFETFTCSDSYVQFYVEIVRYLNAWNSNDILFWLKNMSYIPIDLKTKCKLLLSGLFLQTNNSEVVELCCDVLVDITSKIKSFESHLLSLVLHKLIKSRNSIESKYLLLVLPELVTMKENFPIVIHTLDTLLKGDKQLKYFTIELYLKTLRKEPRCYRFVSPAIIRLMKNDHSWYSNATCARAMKYICENHPEHGEALVPLLSEILNRSTDTNGGTASALTLQSISALCKASVTDIFSTWKVLAPKMEKEKRTIVLESLCELFGDVTSYPSSQCVKEYDELIDDIITNLWKYVTYNDVRVIKAALNALSSFRIEHITLKTLPEIFRCHLVLPAAHATTPLDEIKKPEDVLSYIPGSCWIAMLQKINKAALSAAGDLLISFMTEEVSGFRTGIYHWPQGEPQNFKYLPEKSVIRTIGEFLRRSEKSMANNHRIIIECLRIFAHRYPKPLPNINWSFLNDTVDISPVAKKYVLFVGCHQANTSSSAKTLVENYLLMYKSVAESDSVFKSNEYLLLYSCLEDLCETMPPNSIKPFLETTLEYVTEKINYDDENAINAFCCIMSSYARTIKNNKVHDGNSALLPSLLENLSDKIDLTHNRFESYFTAALELPTNDLERMTSPKLWWDITHNKLRNAIAIKAKLALEKRSESLLMWLNEVIDETTFISSIQTYFLETVQRVYTELQFEKCTTNWIVDFMTQIQGLLVESPPSRSNKIEFFCNVLFVSIISLSGIDYMLMKQDVLITSQNVQAKLFPQALAILSDRQDWKHTIPQIMKWLNYMRTSTVPNVYKFTFHRSLICLRHNPYYKDVWTKYLSIKTEIEIV, from the exons ATGGATGAAATAGTATACAAATTGGAATCGAAAGATCCTGTTTTGATATCGCAC GCAATATCTAAACTCATCGATTCGATCAAGAAAACGAGAAACGATCAAACCACAAACCGCATTACAAAC ATAGCAGAGTTTAAACTGTTATCGATAAAGCTAGATAGTACGGACAACGTGCTTAGCTTATCCGTTTGTCAGGCATTAATTACGCTAGTTGAAAATGGATTATGGGACATCGGCGAAGCACTGGCCACCTTTGCATCGAGCCTTTTCTCTATGAG AAATTATGCGGTTGCCTCCATAGCTATCGGTCGCTTATTAATGTTGGATCTAAAGCACGCTAAGGGGGAAAAAACTATGTATCCGTTTAATCTTTACGCGCCGCAACATCCgttcataattattttaaatcaaGATAAATGTAATTGGAAAACTGTATTAAATCAAATAACGTTTGTCGTAAATCACAGGGATCCACA AATTAGAGAAAACGGTATAGAAATGTTACGCCCTGTATTTCTGTACGTTCTATGTAATCCTTCTCTGAATTCGTTGGATTGCTGTTTGCAACCAGTTTGGCAACTTTTAATCGAGTCGAAACACGGTGTACGCTTGCGGACAGAAGTTTTACTCTGGTCATGTACAACCGAAAATTGCGTTGTCGTTAATACAAACAACAGAATTTTAGAGCTTACCGAAAAAGCATTGTTAGAGAAGGATGTAGAATATTGTACTGCTTTAATGCCAATGATCGCGTCTTTGACTTTACGGCTGTTAAAATACGGATCTGATCCAGAACCAAATTTTGATATGTTATCCAATATTATAGATCGGTGCAATATTCACATAGGAAATCTTATGTTAGCACTTATGGCAGAAATAATTACCGTATGCCCTGCCATTTACCTGTATAAAGCTTTGCAAATAT GCATGACGATAACGAACAAAATGTCATAcaactatatattttttaatactttgATAGCATCCATTTTGAAGTGGATGGCATACCCGTCAGTACTATGTTCCGATGCTTTGGATATCGCGACAAATTTAACCAAGAGAACTTTTATCGACGCACAATCCACGAGTGACGATACAGTGTTCACGAGTCAAATTTTCGAAACGTTTACTTGTTCCGATTCTTACGTTCAATTTTACGTGGAGATTGTGCGTTACCTAAATGCCTGGAATTCAAACGATATTTTATTCTGGTTGAAGAATATGTCTTACATACCTAtcgatttaaaaactaaatgtaAACTACTATTGTCTGGCCTCTTTTTACAAACAAACAATTCGGAAGTAGTCGAGCTATGTTGCGACGTGCTTGTTGATATCACCAGTAAAATAAAAAGCTTCGAATCGCACTTATTATCCTTGGTTTTACATAAACTGATCAAGTCTAGAAACAGTATAGAATCAAAGTATTTACTACTCGTCTTACCAGAACTTGTAACCATGAAAGAAAACTTTCCGATCGTTATTCATACATTGGACACGTTATTGAAAGGCGAcaaacaattaaaatatttcacgatCGAATTATATCTCAAGACACTGAGGAAAGAACCAAGATGTTACAGATTCGTTTCACCCGCTATAATTCGTTTAATGAAAAACGATCATTCCTGGTATTCGAATGCAACTTGTGCAAGAGCCATGAAATACATTTGTGAAAATCATCCTGAACACGGGGAAGCACTAGTGCCATTATTATCGGAAATATTAAATCGCTCGACGGATACAAACGGTGGAACAGCAAGCGCGCTTACTCTTCAAAGTATTTCTGCTCTTTGCAAAGCTTCCGTAACAGACATTTTTTCCACCTGGAAGGTGTTAGCTCCGAAAATGGAAAAAGAGAAGCGTACCATTGTTTTGGAAAGTCTTTGCGAACTGTTCGGTGACGTGACTTCGTATCCATCTTCTCAATGCGTAAAAGAATACGATGAATTGATCGACGATATCATAACGAATCTGTGGAAATATGTCACGTACAACGATGTAAGAGTTATTAAAGCTGCGCTTAATGCGCTCAGTTCCTTTCGCATCGAGCATATTACTCTAAAAACATTACCAGAGATATTCAGATGTCATCTTGTATTGCCGGCAGCGCACGCTACCACTCCGCTCGATGAAATTAAGAAACCAGAGGATGTACTCTCGTAcataccaggttcttgttggatCGCGATGcttcagaaaataaataaagcgGCTTTATCGGCGGCCGGAGATCTTTTAATTTCTTTCATGACCGAAGAAGTAAGCGGCTTCCGAACGGGAATTTACCACTGGCCGCAAGGTGAGCCgcaaaatttcaaatatttaccAGAAAAAAGCGTAATAAGAACAATCGGCGAATTTTTAAGACGCAGCGAGAAATCTATGGCCAACAATCATCGTATTATTATAGAATGCTTGCGAATATTTGCTCACAGATATCCGAAACCGCTGCCGAATATAAATTGGAGTTTTCTTAACGACACTGTCGACATATCTCCCGTCGCTAAAAAATATGTTCTTTTCGTCGGATGTCATCAAGCAAACACGTCTTCGTCAGCCAAAACTTTAGTAGAAAATTATCTGTTAATGTATAAGTCTGTTGCTGAATCGGATTCCGTTTTTAAAAGCAACGAGTACCTTCTATTATATTCGTGTCTCGAAGATTTGTGTGAAACCATGCCACCGAATAGCATAAAACCATTTTTAGAAACCACATTAGAATATGTAactgaaaaaattaattacgacGATGAAAATGCCATAAATGCGTTCTGTTGTATCATGTCCTCGTACGCTCGAACCATAAAGAACAACAAGGTACACGACGGAAACTCTGCGCTGCTTCCTAGTCTTTTGGAAAACCTTTCGGATAAGATAGATTTAACGCACAATCGTTTCGAATCCTATTTTACAGCAGCTTTAGAATTACCAACAAACGATTTAGAAAGAATGACGTCTCCTAAACTATGGTGGGACATAACGCACAATAAATTAAGAAACGCTATCGCAATTAAAGCCAAATTGGCTCTAGAGAAACGTTCTGAATCTCTCTTAATGTGGTTGAACGAGGTAATTGATGAAACTACATTTATATCTAG CATACAAACATATTTTCTTGAGACTGTACAGAGGGTGTACACTGAATTGCAATTTGAAAAATGCACTACAAATTGGATCGTAGATTTCATGACTCAGATTCAAGGACTGTTGGTGGAATCACCCCCAAGTCGCAgtaataaaatagaatttttttgtaATGTTTTATTCGTATCCATTATCAGTTTGTCCGGTATAGATTATATGTTAATGAAGCAAGATGTACTAATCACGTCGCAAAATGTCCAAGCAAAACTATTTCCTCAAGCTCTCGCAATCCTTTCCGATAGACAAGATTGGAAGCATACAATTCCACAg ATCATGAAATGGTTAAACTACATGAGAACAAGTACTGTTCCTAATGTGTATAAATTTACGTTTCATCGTTCGTTAATTTGCTTGAGGCACAATCCATACTATAAAGACGTATGGACTAAATATTTATCCATTAAGACTGAAATAGAGATAGTATAA
- the LOC143350266 gene encoding uncharacterized protein LOC143350266: MATTPLGGRLPNVNRKGPSPFVGGGGGNSVNYGNGNSNSGNNGGNINNSGSSSHNNNNNNHASKNNNHNNNNNNVSHRNNNVSGGNNENRVDGHGGKAGAIENGVDPGSNSSGSNNNNNNNNSNSKNKNGKEKDGKVGGSKFGGGGGGRQTSRKQERGLLGREHREHRHHHHHHHHHHHHHHHHHHQGRDRSSSSSSSSSSSGRQRDTKASTVATNTDELDPAATNATNNFEYDDNEWDIGIGDLIIDLDADIEKTRDEKLSSGTGMASTPASAASASNTTNHHHHHHHHQLQNSANGLSSSNLSSSVTSAGPNGCGQSSNSSLSLSSSSSSSSSSSSSSSSSSSTSSTSSSCCLNSSVRSNSPGNGNGSVVSSAGGNGTGNANGSSSIVTGTGNKQSNAVVSGVNAAHGNPANPGKMAVEHSATVDKGLKMKIKRTKPGTKSSEAKHEIVKSNEMNGTVSSQESGNGGGLVSSSGSSSSTGASNSASSGSGCGQNAQNSDCTAGTGVSGGGGVGVGGGGSSGAGGVAGGGSGGCGTGAGSGGTGGGVAGPGPPGTVPGAVGSGGGSGSGAGSQSSSSNKSKPSHSTGSAGGTGSATSSTAGSKRGSSGHRRDKARDKHEKPQSNHASQQQNKPEMNGTVRPSGAGGGGAASGQSQTSSGPGPGPGPGPGPGFGAGTGTGAAAQSQGPTAAATAPQQTQGPPPSSRTGFSVSQGPNPPSSSAAAPCPPPSPASATAVGPAAKPEQTKLAAVPGTGPAITTTTDDAMDTAASPPPPKKLKTSASEPKDMSDVCVGTSVGTITEPECLGPCEPGTSVTLEGIVWHETEGGVLVVNVTWRGKTYVGTLLDCTRHDWAPPRFCDSPTSDLDARTPKGRGKRGRAAANTTPGNDLSNFTETRSSVHSKLRNGGVKGRRGAQGSPAASPSPAAFVPPRPDPAAKRKSRGPEEEDKNKRRAPPPTPPSGSPPASPVFLECPEPNCNKKYKHINGLKYHQSHAHGSADDDDTKEGITSMSENDESNIEAPSPATPVKSPADKPEGTPLRPSSPQATSLPPETPPPPSRVASPGIETTATVLASDKSIVKPGVLRFGQDDLPAPPTTIPTAAKQQSVQQQQQQQQQQQQQQQQQQQQQQQQQQQQQQNQSSLGCSNSPQCPSPRPSQSPRPVPSPHPSAGIPQPLNIPQPPQPSQMSQHQQQNPLLQQSQQGLQPGQPSASQQLQSSQQSQQLQSAVQQQQQQLSSAHQLSVQHSLSAQLSQLTQAHVVQPTGLQQQQQPTGLQSIASQHPGLQSLAGQVSQQTAGLQAAPPPQPGHPSQGVQSHLQPYQSVSLHAKMPQFKVKPTAALMPEQDKSKDPRASKPQGYKKKSRKSPGGSPHPSPLEAPIVDSARDDVQSPAYSDISDDAAPVLEAEPTDKSKQSQEKDGKATAAAHLPAHFSMYPYYGQPPYLVPSVQESKPIDQKPTDLVPKQEMKPLNIPQMPTMASLQSVVAEKEKKEMSQSVPQPQQQSHYYGGYGSFMPPGYPYQPPQSVSQQQQQQQQQQQHQQQQQQQQQNQQAQEQEMHEQKAKIKQEPQSQQASLKDKQHENHQILKESIEMKSQMSPYHVYHGSQSQRAAPPPPPPGPMQDDRRYYLYPGDQRRKEESSKQSQQAKPPPPSPKHQPKQEKPQDLGKNEDSKSKQEGVKPTMETQGPPPPTSQYAYIHPSYMQPQHYGALPFDPSHPVYRGLNPMLVPGPYSGNPYLHQLPRYHAPEDLSRPPAGKALDLLQHHANQYYSAHKIHELQERALKSPTPKTSAASASPSSAGPTPSRPPSGPPSSVGGAGGGAGPGPPQAQGQQSASKQQNQPGGQQPQQQSPVDGGTGTLPKDNRSPPPQRHVHTHHHTHVGLGYPLLPGQYPAPYGAAMLASQQAAAVAASVISPFPPK; this comes from the exons ATGGCGACCACGCCACTAGGCGGTCGCCTCCCTAACGTAAACCGCAAAGGACCATCTCCGTTCGTCGGTGGTGGTGGTGGCAACAGCGTTAATTACGGTAACGGCAACAGCAACAGCGGCAATAACGGCGGCAACATCAACAACAGCGGCAGTAGTAgccacaacaacaacaacaacaatcacGCTAGCAAGAATAACAatcacaacaacaacaacaacaacgttAGTCATCGCAACAACAACGTAAGCGGTGGGAACAACGAGAATCGCGTCGACGGGCACGGGGGAAAAGCCGGTGCGATCGAGAACGGTGTCGATCCAGGCAGTAACAGCAGCggtagcaacaacaacaacaacaacaacaacagcaacagcaagaaTAAAAACGGGAAAGAAAAGGACGGAAAAGTCGGTGGTAGCAAGTTTGGAGGAGGAGGTGGCGGTCGTCAGACGTCGAGGAAACAGGAACGAGGTTTACTAGGAAGGGAACATCGAGAGCATCGACATCACCACCATCACCATCACCATCATCACCATCATCACCATCATCATCACCATCAAGGTCGGGACAggtcctcgtcgtcgtcgtcgtcgtcgtcgtcatcgGGTCGGCAGCGCGATACTAAAGCAAGCACGGTGGCTACAAACACCGATGAGCTGGATCCGGCCGCGACGAATGCGACCAACAACTTTGAGTACGATGACAACGAATGGGACATTGGAATAGGGGATTTGATAATCGACCTTGATGCGGACATTGAGAAGACGAGGGACGAGAAATTGAGCTCAGGGACAGGCATGGCTTCTACGCCTGCCTCGGCAGCATCGGCTTCGAATACCAcgaatcatcatcatcatcatcatcatcatcagctTCAAAATTCCGCAAACGGCTTAAGCTCCTCGAACTTGTCTTCGTCCGTAACGTCAGCGGGGCCAAACGGTTGCGGACAGTCGTCAAACTCGTCGTTGTCTTTGTCTTCGTCTTCGTCATCGTCTTCGTCGTCGTCATCCtcctcgtcctcgtcctcgtcgACGTCCTCCACGTCGTCTTCCTGCTGCCTGAATTCATCCGTACGGTCCAACAGCCCCGGTAACGGGAACGGAAGCGTTGTAAGTAGCGCCGGTGGAAACGGTACCGGGAACGCGAACGGTTCCTCGTCGATCGTTACGGGGACGGGTAACAAACAGAGCAACGCCGTCGTGAGTGGCGTAAACGCCGCGCACGGAAACCCTGCTAATCCCGGCAAAATGGCCGTTGAACACTCGGCCACCGTCGACAAAGGCCTGAAAATGAAGATCAAGCGCACGAAACCGGGCACCAAGAGCAGCGAGGCGAAACACGAGATCGTTAAATCGAACGAAATGAACGGGACGGTTTCGTCACAAGAGTCCGGTAACGGGGGCGGTTTAGTATCCTCGAGCGGTTCCTCTTCGTCCACGGGGGCCTCGAATTCCGCGTCGTCCGGCTCGGGGTGCGGACAGAACGCGCAGAACTCGGATTGCACCGCGGGAACTGGTGTCAGCGGTGGTGGTGGTGTTGGTGTCGGTGGTGGTGGTAGTAGCGGAGCCGGTGGCGTCGCCGGCGGCGGTTCCGGTGGTTGCGGTACCGGTGCCGGTAGCGGCGGAACCGGTGGCGGCGTCGCCGGTCCCGGACCCCCCGGTACCGTTCCCGGTGCTGTTGGAAGTGGTGGTGGTAGTGGCAGTGGTGCCGGTAGTCAGTCCTCGTCGTCGAACAAATCGAAACCGAGTCATTCGACGGGTTCCGCCGGCGGGACCGGAAGCGCGACCTCCTCGACCGCGGGATCGAAGAGAGGATCGAGCGGACATCGTCGGGACAAGGCGCGGGACAAGCACGAGAAGCCGCAGAGCAACCACGCGTCGCAACAGCAAAACAAGCCAGAGATGAACGGGACCGTGAGGCCTAGCGGCGCCGGCGGTGGTGGCGCCGCCAGCGGACAGAGTCAGACGTCGAGCGGACCGGGACCGGGCCCGGGGCCGGGGCCAGGGCCAGGTTTCGGTGCCGGGACCGGGACAGGGGCGGCCGCGCAATCTCAGGGACCGACGGCGGCCGCGACCGCCCCCCAACAGACCCAGGGACCACCGCCTAGCTCGCGGACGGGCTTCTCCGTTTCTCAAGGGCCTAACCCGCCGTCCAGCTCTGCCGCGGCACCCTGCCCGCCCCCCAGTCCTGCCAGCGCGACCGCCGTCGGACCGGCCGCCAAGCCCGAGCAAACCAAACTAGCCGCGGTACCCGGTACCGGACCTGCGATCACCACGACTACCGACGACGCTATGGATACCGCGGCCAGTCCTCCGCCTCCCAAGAAACTGAAGACTTCCGCTTCCGAACCAAAG GACATGTCCGACGTGTGCGTTGGGACCAGCGTGGGGACCATTACCGAGCCAGAATGTTTAGGACCCTGCGAACCCGGTACGTCGGTGACTCTCGAGGGCATCGTTTGGCACGAAACCGAAGGAG GTGTGCTGGTGGTGAACGTAACGTGGCGAGGGAAAACGTACGTCGGTACGTTGCTGGACTGCACTCGTCATGACTGGGCGCCGCCGAGGTTCTGCGACTCGCCGACGAGCGATTTGGACGCCCGGACGCCCAAGGGGCGCGGAAAGCGCGGAAGGGCAGCGGCGAACACGACGCCGGGCAACGATCTGAGCAACTTTACGGAAACGAGGAGCTCCGTGCACAGCAAGCTGCGAAACGGCGGCGTGAAAGGGCGCCGCGGCGCCCAGGGATCGCCGGCGGCGAGCCCGAGTCCAGCGGCGTTCGTCCCGCCGCGGCCGGATCCGGCGGCGAAGCGGAAATCCCGCGGCCCGGAAGAGGAGGATAAAAACAAGAGGCGCGCCCCGCCGCCCACGCCCCCGAGCGGATCGCCGCCGGCGAGCCCGGTATTTCTCGAGTGCCCGGAACCGAATTGCAACAAAAAGTACAAACACATCAATGGACTCAAGTATCATCAGAGCCACGCGCACGGCTCGGCGGACGACGACGACACGAAAGAGGGGATCACGAGCATGTCCGAGAACGACGAGAGCAACATCGAGGCCCCGAGTCCGGCTACGCCCGTCAAGTCGCCCGCCGACAAGCCCGAAGGGACACCGCTCAGGCCGAGCAGCCCGCAGGCGACCAGTTTACCGCCCGAGACGCCTCCGCCGCCCTCGAGGGTAGCCTCCCCGGGCATAGAGACGACCGCGACCGTTCTCGCCTCGGACAAGAGCATCGTGAAGCCCGGCGTGCTCAGATTCGGGCAGGACGACCTGCCCGCCCCGCCGACGACGATACCGACCGCCGCGAAGCAACAGTCcgtgcaacagcagcagcagcagcagcagcaacagcaacagcagcaacaacaacaacaacaacagcaacaacagcaacagcagcagcagcaacagaacCAATCGTCGTTGGGTTGTTCGAACTCGCCGCAATGTCCGAGTCCCCGACCCAGCCAGTCGCCCAGGCCCGTCCCGTCGCCGCATCCGAGCGCGGGCATCCCACAGCCGTTGAATATCCCTCAACCGCCGCAACCATCCCAGATGTCGCAGCACCAACAACAGAATCCCCTTCTGCAGCAGAGCCAGCAGGGTTTGCAACCCGGTCAGCCGTCTGCCTCGCAGCAGCTCCAGTCGAGCCAACAGTCGCAACAGCTGCAGTCGGCCGTtcagcaacaacagcaacagctgTCGTCCGCGCACCAGCTATCCGTGCAGCACTCGCTGTCGGCGCAGCTCAGTCAATTGACGCAGGCCCACGTGGTGCAACCGACGGGattgcagcagcaacagcaaccgACCGGCCTGCAGAGCATCGCCAGCCAACATCCGGGTCTCCAAAGTCTGGCCGGTCAGGTGTCGCAACAGACCGCGGGTCTGCAGGCGGCGCCGCCCCCGCAGCCCGGTCATCCCAGCCAAGGCGTGCAGTCGCATTTGCAGCCGTACCAGAGCGTCTCGTTGCACGCCAAGATGCCGCAGTTCAAGGTGAAACCGACCGCCGCTCTGATGCCGGAACAGGACAAGAGCAAAGATCCGCGGGCGTCGAAGCCTCAGGGCTACAAGAAAAAGTCGAGGAAATCGCCAGGCGGCAGTCCTCACCCGTCGCCGTTGGAGGCGCCGATCGTCGACTCGGCCAGGGACGACGTCCAGAGTCCCGCCTATTCGGACATCTCCGACGACGCGGCGCCCGTCCTCGAGGCGGAGCCCACCGACAAGTCGAAACAGAGTCAAGAGAAAGACGGGAAAGCTACCGCTGCTGCCCATCTGCCGGCTCACTTCAGCATGTACCCTTACTACGGGCAACCGCCTTATCTGGTGCCTAGCGTTCAGGAAAGCAAGCCCATCGATCAAAAGCCCACCGATCTCGTCCCGAAGCAGGAGATGAAGCCGCTGAACATACCGCAGATGCCGACGATGGCTAGTCTGCAGAGCGTCGTGGCGGAGAAAGAGAAGAAGGAGATGAGTCAGTCGGTGCCGCAGCCGCAACAGCAGTCGCACTATTACGGCGGTTACGGCAGCTTCATGCCGCCCGGGTATCCGTACCAGCCTCCGCAGTCGGTGtcccagcagcagcagcagcagcagcaacaacagcaacaccaacagcagcagcaacagcaacaacagaaCCAACAAGCGCAAGAGCAAGAGATGCACGAGCAGAAGGCGAAGATCAAGCAGGAGCCGCAGTCGCAGCAGGCCAGTTTGAAGGACAAGCAGCACGAGAATCATCAGATACTGAAGGAGAGCATCGAGATGAAGAGCCAGATGAGCCCGTATCACGTTTACCACGGTTCTCAGAGTCAAAGGGCGGCgccgccgccgccaccaccCGGCCCTATGCAAGACGACCGAAGGTATTACCTGTACCCGGGCGACCAGAGGCGAAAGGAGGAATCGAGCAAGCAGAGTCAGCAGGCGAAGCCGCCACCGCCGAGTCCGAAGCATCAGCCGAAGCAAGAGAAGCCGCAAGACCTGGGCAAGAACGAGGACTCGAAGAGCAAGCAAGAGGGCGTCAAGCCGACGATGGAGACGCAGGGCCCGCCGCCCCCCACCTCGCAATACGCCTATATTCATCCGAGCTACATGCAGCCGCAGCACTACGGCGCCCTGCCCTTCGACCCTAGTCATCCCGTCTACCGAGGGCTGAATCCGATGCTGGTCCCTGGACCGTACTCCGGTAACCCGTACCTCCACCAATTGCCGAGGTATCACGCGCCGGAGGATCTGAGCAGACCGCCCGCCGGCAAAGCGTTGGATCTGCTCCAGCACCATGCCAATCAGTATTATTCGGCGCACAAGATACACGAGCTGCAAGAGCGCGCGCTCAAGTCCCCGACCCCGAAGACCTCCGCGGCCTCGGCGAGTCCCTCGTCCGCGGGCCCGACGCCCTCGCGACCGCCGAGCGGGCCCCCGAGCTCGGTGGGGGGAGCCGGAGGGGGCGCGGGACCGGGGCCACCTCAAGCACAGGGTCAACAGTCCGCCAGCAAGCAGCAGAATCAGCCGGGAGGCCAACAGCCGCAGCAGCAGTCGCCCGTCGACGGTGGGACCGGAACCTTGCCAAAAGACAATAGATCGCCGCCTCCGCAGCGACACGTGCACACGCATCATCACACGCACGTGGGCCTAGGCTATCCCCTTCTCCCTGGACAATACCCCGCTCCCTACGGAG CGGCAATGCTGGCGAGTCAGCAGGCCGCCGCGGTAGCCGCATCGGTGATCTCGCCATTCCCGCCCAAGTGA